The proteins below come from a single Candidatus Neomarinimicrobiota bacterium genomic window:
- a CDS encoding YicC family protein, producing the protein MIHSMTGFGSASATDSGITVSVEVRSLNSRFLDSRLRLPKQLEGLEDQMNSRLRQSCERGRITVAVSLEPSNGAVNGAPELDRNRFESYKALTEQISEEYDCDLKLTDLMDMRDLIVSQEPVKISNKTVLTVLEDALSQLNEMREREGSALATDIQSRVAKMDKILEKVRQAVEKDSENLNQKYREKIEALLNNASVDESRIAMEAAVLAEKADVTEESVRCASHLEQIGNLVEGDKPAGKRLNFLLQEIVREINTIGSKSADLSVINHVVDLKEEAEKIKEQVQNIL; encoded by the coding sequence ATGATTCATAGTATGACAGGATTCGGCAGTGCTTCCGCCACCGATAGCGGCATCACCGTTTCTGTGGAAGTCCGTTCTTTAAACAGTCGCTTTCTCGATTCTCGCTTACGGCTGCCGAAACAGTTGGAGGGGTTGGAAGATCAGATGAACAGCCGGCTGCGCCAGTCGTGCGAGCGGGGTAGGATTACAGTGGCTGTATCGCTGGAACCTTCCAACGGTGCCGTGAACGGTGCACCTGAGTTGGACCGGAACCGGTTCGAGTCTTATAAGGCCCTGACAGAACAGATTTCGGAAGAGTACGATTGCGACTTGAAACTGACGGACCTGATGGACATGCGTGATCTGATTGTCTCACAGGAGCCTGTAAAAATTTCCAACAAGACTGTACTGACTGTTCTTGAGGATGCCCTTTCACAGCTCAACGAGATGCGGGAAAGGGAGGGAAGTGCATTGGCAACCGATATCCAGTCGAGAGTTGCTAAAATGGATAAAATTCTGGAAAAGGTTCGACAAGCGGTAGAAAAGGACAGCGAAAATCTGAATCAGAAATATAGAGAAAAAATTGAAGCTCTGTTGAATAATGCTTCCGTGGATGAATCTCGTATCGCTATGGAAGCGGCTGTGTTGGCTGAAAAGGCCGACGTGACGGAGGAGAGTGTCCGGTGTGCCAGTCACCTTGAGCAAATTGGGAACCTCGTTGAAGGTGATAAGCCGGCTGGCAAGCGGCTCAATTTTCTTCTTCAGGAGATTGTTCGAGAGATCAATACAATCGGTTCCAAGTCAGCTGACCTTTCCGTTATCAACCACGTGGTGGATTTGAAAGAAGAAGCTGAAAAAATCAAAGAGCAGGTGCAGAATATTTTATGA
- a CDS encoding guanylate kinase translates to MNAKLIVISAPSGAGKTTIVRKLQELHPDWQFSVSCTTRPKRDYEKATEDYEFITAGEFSERIENRELLEYEEVHGYMYGTTRAAVDTARQNGIVLILEVDVNGALAIKRVYPDESATVFIFPPSLEVLRERLKKRGSDSQERIERRLKRAAMEMKKSHSFDIEVINSDIDQAVSEINEKLKQMNGGSNHVN, encoded by the coding sequence ATGAACGCCAAATTGATCGTCATCTCTGCGCCGTCTGGAGCGGGGAAGACAACTATTGTCAGAAAGCTGCAAGAGCTGCACCCTGACTGGCAGTTTTCCGTCTCCTGCACTACTCGGCCAAAGCGGGATTATGAGAAGGCCACCGAAGATTATGAATTCATCACAGCCGGGGAATTTTCAGAGCGTATTGAAAACAGGGAACTGTTGGAATATGAGGAAGTACACGGATACATGTATGGGACAACACGGGCGGCAGTGGACACGGCCCGCCAAAATGGTATTGTTCTCATTCTTGAGGTAGATGTGAACGGTGCTCTGGCCATCAAAAGAGTGTATCCGGATGAATCGGCCACTGTCTTTATTTTCCCGCCCAGTCTGGAGGTATTGAGGGAAAGGTTGAAGAAACGGGGGTCTGATTCTCAAGAACGGATTGAAAGGAGACTTAAACGCGCAGCTATGGAAATGAAAAAAAGCCACAGTTTTGATATAGAGGTGATAAATAGTGATATAGACCAGGCCGTCAGTGAAATCAATGAAAAACTTAAACAAATGAATGGAGGATCAAACCATGTCAATTGA
- a CDS encoding uracil-DNA glycosylase — MEKNRRRSSVTVGESSSVSVLAQRYFRQTAELFGNQLYLDSVPDLSHQGDALSLNDFQEHICQCVKCPLGHTRTKFVFGVGDPHADLVFVGEAPGRDEDFQGEPFVGRAGQLLDKILAAIKLSRNEVYICNILKCRPPDNRTPHKDEIESCMPYLEEQLNIIKPKLIVALGTTAAHAFLKVKTPLGKLRSQKWKWKNFDLVVTYHPAALLRNPAFKRPAWEDFQWVNKLMAET, encoded by the coding sequence ATGGAGAAGAACCGACGGAGAAGTAGCGTGACTGTGGGCGAATCATCTTCGGTATCAGTTCTGGCGCAGAGATACTTCCGCCAGACGGCGGAACTGTTTGGGAATCAGCTCTATCTTGACAGCGTCCCCGATCTCTCCCATCAAGGAGATGCCCTTTCCCTGAACGATTTCCAGGAGCATATTTGTCAGTGCGTAAAGTGTCCGCTCGGTCACACCCGGACCAAGTTTGTGTTTGGCGTGGGTGACCCCCACGCTGACCTGGTCTTTGTTGGCGAAGCGCCGGGCCGGGACGAGGATTTTCAAGGTGAACCTTTTGTAGGCAGGGCAGGGCAGTTGCTAGATAAAATTCTCGCCGCCATTAAACTGTCCCGGAATGAGGTGTATATCTGCAACATCCTCAAGTGCAGACCGCCGGACAACCGAACGCCGCATAAGGATGAGATTGAGTCGTGCATGCCTTATCTTGAAGAACAGCTTAATATAATCAAACCGAAACTGATTGTGGCTCTGGGCACAACTGCTGCTCACGCATTTCTCAAGGTCAAAACACCGTTGGGGAAACTGAGATCTCAGAAATGGAAGTGGAAAAATTTTGATCTTGTGGTCACTTACCATCCGGCAGCTCTTCTGCGTAACCCTGCCTTCAAACGCCCGGCGTGGGAAGATTTCCAATGGGTTAACAAATTGATGGCCGAAACATAA